Proteins encoded together in one Mobula birostris isolate sMobBir1 chromosome 21, sMobBir1.hap1, whole genome shotgun sequence window:
- the hells gene encoding lymphoid-specific helicase isoform X3: MKACLRNSEMAEHVNGEMAEHVNGEMAEHVNGEMAEVNEIITASMLEEERQLEEEGQEEEKKLMEQAKMFWEKDSREMRYKRLQHLLEKSNIYSKFLLMKMEQQQQEEQKRKEKLEKKQKLLVQANDSSTEESKVALKKKRGREEATYSISDYISKEDILSRVKKAKTDENLDTTTQKKLEVEDTEKNQDSNTAIKDRLTQTVRHNSQHLWDPVRLVNGQPVPFQQPKLFTNGVMRWYQVEGMEWLRMLWENGINGILADEMGLGKTVQCIAMIAMMVERGVPGPFFVCGPLSTLPNWVSEFKRFTPEIPVLLYHGNQKDRHQKLRKIHKRQGSLHILPVVVTSYEIAMRDRKYFQNCHWKYLIVDEGHRIKNLNCRLIQELKRFNTDNKLLLTGTPLQNNLAELWSLLNFLLPDVFDDLKSFESWFDISTITENVEDIVASEREQNILHMLHQILTPFLLRRLKSDVTLDIPPKREVVVYAPLSKKQESFYMAIVNKTIRTLLGQESEQEKPQLTSSGRPKRRSRKHINYSENYDDDDKLEKLIAVTQQDTCEQRPVLDVSVPQEKEINLKLQNVLMLLRKCCNHPYLIEYPLDCSTQEFKIDEELVKSSGKFLILDRMLPELRKRGHKVLVFSQMTLMLDILMDYCYLRDYKYSRLDGSMPYNLREENINNFNNDPEVFLFLLSTRAGGLGINLTAADTVIIYDSDWNPQADLQAQDRCHRIGQSKPVVVYRLVTANTIDEKIVEKAAAKRQLEKMVIHKNKFKGGKLGLNQSRRSLDSTELMELLKSRDHDRVVKGNTEKVISDTDLRVLLDRSDLIKQTKKQNSRMKSQTDKVFKVLDNDEANAGIQLYGL; the protein is encoded by the exons ATGAAGGCATGTCTCAG GAACAGCGAGATGGCTGAGCACGTGAACGGTGAGATGGCTGAGCACGTGAACGGTGAGATGGCTGAGCACGTGAATGGTGAGATGGCTGAGGTGAATGAGATCATTACAGCCAGTATGTTGGAAGAAGAAAGGCAGCTGGAAGAGGAAGGTCAGGAGGAAGAGAAGAAACTGATGGAACAG GCTAAAATGTTTTGGGAAAAAGACTCGCGTGAAATGCGCTACAAGAGATTACAACATTTACTGGAGAAGAGTAATATTTACTCCAAGTTCTTGCTGATGAAGATGGAGCAACAACAACAGGAG GAACAGAAAAGGAAGGAAAAGCTTGAAAAAAAGCAGAAGCTGCTG GTGCAGGCAAATGACTCATCAACAGAAGAGAGCAAAGTAG CACTAAAGAAGAAAAGAGGAAGAGAAGAAGCAACATACAGTATTTCAGATTACATCAGTAAGGAG GATATTTTGTCAAGAGTGAAAAAGGCTAAAACAGATGAA AATCTTGACACCACAACCCAGAAAAAACTTGAGGTTGAGGATACAGAGAAGAACCAGGATTCAAATACTGCAATTAAGGATAGGTTGACCCAGACAGTTCGCCACAACTCTCAGCATCTATGGGATCCCGTGAGGTTGGTGAATGGCCAGCCGGTTCCATTTCAACAGCCTAAACTCTTCACAAATGGAGTGATGAGGTGGTACCAAGTGGAGGGTATGGAGTGGCTAAGG ATGCTGTGGGAAAATGGTATTAATGGAATTCTAGCAGACGAGATGGGCCTGGGAAAGACTGTCCAGTGCATTGCCATGATAGCTATGATGGTGGAGCGAGGGGTCCCGGGACCCTTTTTTGTCTGTGGTCCTTTGTCTACACTCCCAAACTGGGTATCTGAGTTCAAGAGATTTACTCCAGAG ATTCCTGTGCTACTTTATCATGGGAACCAAAAGGATCGCCATCAAAAGCTGCGTAAAATTCACAAACGACAGGGGTCTCTGCACATCTTACCAGTGGTGGTCACTTCTTATGAAATTGCAATGAGAGACAGGAAGTATTTCCAG AATTGTCACTGGAAGTATCTCATAGTGGATGAAGGCCATAGAATCAAGAACTTAAACTGTCGCCTGATTCAAGAGCTGAAAAGATTCAACACTGACAACAAGCTGCTGTTGACTGGAACCCCTCTACAGAATAACTTAGCGGAGCTCTGGTCATTGCTTAACTTTCTATTACCTGATGTTTTTGATGACTTGAAAAG TTTTGAATCTTGGTTTGATATATCCACCATCACAGAAAATGTTGAGGATATAGTTGCAAGTGAACGGGAACAAAATATTCTACACATGCTTCACCAG ATCCTAACTCCGTTCCTGCTGAGAAGGCTGAAATCTGATGTCACTCTGGATATTCCTCCAAAGCGGGAGGTCGTGGTTTATGCACCTCTGAGCAAGAAGCAAGAGTCATTCTACATGGCTATAGTTAATAAGACCATCAGGACACTGCTGGGACAGGAG TCTGAACAGGAAAAGCCACAACTAACTTCTTCAGGACGGCCGAAACGTCGAAGCAGAAAACATATAAATTATTCAGAaaattatgatgatgatgataaattGGAGAAACTGATTGCAGTCACACAGCAGGATACCTGTGAACAAAG GCCTGTTTTGGATGTTTCTGTTCCAcaagaaaaggaaattaacttaAAACTGCAAAATGTGTTGATGCTGCTCAGGAAGTGTTGTAACCATCCTTACCTAATTGAGTACCCTTTGGATTGCAGCACCCAGGAGTTTAAG ATAGATGAAGAGTTAGTGAAAAGTTCTGGAAAGTTTCTCATCTTGGATCGAATGCTgccagagctcagaaaaagaggGCACAAG GTGCTGGTATTTTCTCAAATGACGTTGATGTTGGACATCCTGATGGACTACTGCTACCTGAGAGACTATAAATACAGCCGATTAGATGGTTCCATGCCTTACAATCTGCGCGAGGAAAAT ATAAACAACTTCAACAATGATCCTGAAGTTTTCCTCTTCTTACTGAGCACTCGAGCTGGTGGTTTAGGCATTAACCTGACAGCAGCAGACACTGTCATTATATATGATAGTGACTGG AATCCTCAGGCCGATCTTCAAGCTCAGGATCGGTGCCATCGAATTGGTCAGAGCAAGCCAGTTGTGGTGTATCGCCTGGTAACTGCCAACACCATTGATGAGAAGATTGTGGAGAAAGCTGCAGCCAAGAGGCAACTTGAAAAGATGGTTATTCATAAAA ATAAATTCAAAGGGGGGAAATTGGGTCTGAATCAGTCTCGGCGTAGTTTGGATTCCACTGAACTAATGGAGTTGCTGAAATCTCGGGATCATGACAG AGTAGTGAAAGGAAACACTGAGAAAGTGATAAGTGATACTGATCTTCGAGTTCTCCTGGATCGCAGTGACCTAATCA
- the hells gene encoding lymphoid-specific helicase isoform X1, which translates to MSSVVGRVVLVMDLTASTTLCSLRCCSLEPPHQAVVQAVRKLSIVYRWNSEMAEHVNGEMAEHVNGEMAEHVNGEMAEVNEIITASMLEEERQLEEEGQEEEKKLMEQAKMFWEKDSREMRYKRLQHLLEKSNIYSKFLLMKMEQQQQEEQKRKEKLEKKQKLLVQANDSSTEESKVALKKKRGREEATYSISDYISKEDILSRVKKAKTDENLDTTTQKKLEVEDTEKNQDSNTAIKDRLTQTVRHNSQHLWDPVRLVNGQPVPFQQPKLFTNGVMRWYQVEGMEWLRMLWENGINGILADEMGLGKTVQCIAMIAMMVERGVPGPFFVCGPLSTLPNWVSEFKRFTPEIPVLLYHGNQKDRHQKLRKIHKRQGSLHILPVVVTSYEIAMRDRKYFQNCHWKYLIVDEGHRIKNLNCRLIQELKRFNTDNKLLLTGTPLQNNLAELWSLLNFLLPDVFDDLKSFESWFDISTITENVEDIVASEREQNILHMLHQILTPFLLRRLKSDVTLDIPPKREVVVYAPLSKKQESFYMAIVNKTIRTLLGQESEQEKPQLTSSGRPKRRSRKHINYSENYDDDDKLEKLIAVTQQDTCEQRPVLDVSVPQEKEINLKLQNVLMLLRKCCNHPYLIEYPLDCSTQEFKIDEELVKSSGKFLILDRMLPELRKRGHKVLVFSQMTLMLDILMDYCYLRDYKYSRLDGSMPYNLREENINNFNNDPEVFLFLLSTRAGGLGINLTAADTVIIYDSDWNPQADLQAQDRCHRIGQSKPVVVYRLVTANTIDEKIVEKAAAKRQLEKMVIHKNKFKGGKLGLNQSRRSLDSTELMELLKSRDHDRVVKGNTEKVISDTDLRVLLDRSDLIKQTKKQNSRMKSQTDKVFKVLDNDEANAGIQLYGL; encoded by the exons ATGTCTTCAGTGGTAGGTAGGGTTGTACTTGTGATGGATCTGACtgcgtctacaaccctctgcagcttgcgATGTTGTTCATtagagcctccacaccaggctgtggtgcaagCAGTCAGAAAGCTCTCAATAGTATATCGATG GAACAGCGAGATGGCTGAGCACGTGAACGGTGAGATGGCTGAGCACGTGAACGGTGAGATGGCTGAGCACGTGAATGGTGAGATGGCTGAGGTGAATGAGATCATTACAGCCAGTATGTTGGAAGAAGAAAGGCAGCTGGAAGAGGAAGGTCAGGAGGAAGAGAAGAAACTGATGGAACAG GCTAAAATGTTTTGGGAAAAAGACTCGCGTGAAATGCGCTACAAGAGATTACAACATTTACTGGAGAAGAGTAATATTTACTCCAAGTTCTTGCTGATGAAGATGGAGCAACAACAACAGGAG GAACAGAAAAGGAAGGAAAAGCTTGAAAAAAAGCAGAAGCTGCTG GTGCAGGCAAATGACTCATCAACAGAAGAGAGCAAAGTAG CACTAAAGAAGAAAAGAGGAAGAGAAGAAGCAACATACAGTATTTCAGATTACATCAGTAAGGAG GATATTTTGTCAAGAGTGAAAAAGGCTAAAACAGATGAA AATCTTGACACCACAACCCAGAAAAAACTTGAGGTTGAGGATACAGAGAAGAACCAGGATTCAAATACTGCAATTAAGGATAGGTTGACCCAGACAGTTCGCCACAACTCTCAGCATCTATGGGATCCCGTGAGGTTGGTGAATGGCCAGCCGGTTCCATTTCAACAGCCTAAACTCTTCACAAATGGAGTGATGAGGTGGTACCAAGTGGAGGGTATGGAGTGGCTAAGG ATGCTGTGGGAAAATGGTATTAATGGAATTCTAGCAGACGAGATGGGCCTGGGAAAGACTGTCCAGTGCATTGCCATGATAGCTATGATGGTGGAGCGAGGGGTCCCGGGACCCTTTTTTGTCTGTGGTCCTTTGTCTACACTCCCAAACTGGGTATCTGAGTTCAAGAGATTTACTCCAGAG ATTCCTGTGCTACTTTATCATGGGAACCAAAAGGATCGCCATCAAAAGCTGCGTAAAATTCACAAACGACAGGGGTCTCTGCACATCTTACCAGTGGTGGTCACTTCTTATGAAATTGCAATGAGAGACAGGAAGTATTTCCAG AATTGTCACTGGAAGTATCTCATAGTGGATGAAGGCCATAGAATCAAGAACTTAAACTGTCGCCTGATTCAAGAGCTGAAAAGATTCAACACTGACAACAAGCTGCTGTTGACTGGAACCCCTCTACAGAATAACTTAGCGGAGCTCTGGTCATTGCTTAACTTTCTATTACCTGATGTTTTTGATGACTTGAAAAG TTTTGAATCTTGGTTTGATATATCCACCATCACAGAAAATGTTGAGGATATAGTTGCAAGTGAACGGGAACAAAATATTCTACACATGCTTCACCAG ATCCTAACTCCGTTCCTGCTGAGAAGGCTGAAATCTGATGTCACTCTGGATATTCCTCCAAAGCGGGAGGTCGTGGTTTATGCACCTCTGAGCAAGAAGCAAGAGTCATTCTACATGGCTATAGTTAATAAGACCATCAGGACACTGCTGGGACAGGAG TCTGAACAGGAAAAGCCACAACTAACTTCTTCAGGACGGCCGAAACGTCGAAGCAGAAAACATATAAATTATTCAGAaaattatgatgatgatgataaattGGAGAAACTGATTGCAGTCACACAGCAGGATACCTGTGAACAAAG GCCTGTTTTGGATGTTTCTGTTCCAcaagaaaaggaaattaacttaAAACTGCAAAATGTGTTGATGCTGCTCAGGAAGTGTTGTAACCATCCTTACCTAATTGAGTACCCTTTGGATTGCAGCACCCAGGAGTTTAAG ATAGATGAAGAGTTAGTGAAAAGTTCTGGAAAGTTTCTCATCTTGGATCGAATGCTgccagagctcagaaaaagaggGCACAAG GTGCTGGTATTTTCTCAAATGACGTTGATGTTGGACATCCTGATGGACTACTGCTACCTGAGAGACTATAAATACAGCCGATTAGATGGTTCCATGCCTTACAATCTGCGCGAGGAAAAT ATAAACAACTTCAACAATGATCCTGAAGTTTTCCTCTTCTTACTGAGCACTCGAGCTGGTGGTTTAGGCATTAACCTGACAGCAGCAGACACTGTCATTATATATGATAGTGACTGG AATCCTCAGGCCGATCTTCAAGCTCAGGATCGGTGCCATCGAATTGGTCAGAGCAAGCCAGTTGTGGTGTATCGCCTGGTAACTGCCAACACCATTGATGAGAAGATTGTGGAGAAAGCTGCAGCCAAGAGGCAACTTGAAAAGATGGTTATTCATAAAA ATAAATTCAAAGGGGGGAAATTGGGTCTGAATCAGTCTCGGCGTAGTTTGGATTCCACTGAACTAATGGAGTTGCTGAAATCTCGGGATCATGACAG AGTAGTGAAAGGAAACACTGAGAAAGTGATAAGTGATACTGATCTTCGAGTTCTCCTGGATCGCAGTGACCTAATCA
- the hells gene encoding lymphoid-specific helicase isoform X4, with protein MNSEMAEHVNGEMAEHVNGEMAEHVNGEMAEVNEIITASMLEEERQLEEEGQEEEKKLMEQAKMFWEKDSREMRYKRLQHLLEKSNIYSKFLLMKMEQQQQEEQKRKEKLEKKQKLLVQANDSSTEESKVALKKKRGREEATYSISDYISKEDILSRVKKAKTDENLDTTTQKKLEVEDTEKNQDSNTAIKDRLTQTVRHNSQHLWDPVRLVNGQPVPFQQPKLFTNGVMRWYQVEGMEWLRMLWENGINGILADEMGLGKTVQCIAMIAMMVERGVPGPFFVCGPLSTLPNWVSEFKRFTPEIPVLLYHGNQKDRHQKLRKIHKRQGSLHILPVVVTSYEIAMRDRKYFQNCHWKYLIVDEGHRIKNLNCRLIQELKRFNTDNKLLLTGTPLQNNLAELWSLLNFLLPDVFDDLKSFESWFDISTITENVEDIVASEREQNILHMLHQILTPFLLRRLKSDVTLDIPPKREVVVYAPLSKKQESFYMAIVNKTIRTLLGQESEQEKPQLTSSGRPKRRSRKHINYSENYDDDDKLEKLIAVTQQDTCEQRPVLDVSVPQEKEINLKLQNVLMLLRKCCNHPYLIEYPLDCSTQEFKIDEELVKSSGKFLILDRMLPELRKRGHKVLVFSQMTLMLDILMDYCYLRDYKYSRLDGSMPYNLREENINNFNNDPEVFLFLLSTRAGGLGINLTAADTVIIYDSDWNPQADLQAQDRCHRIGQSKPVVVYRLVTANTIDEKIVEKAAAKRQLEKMVIHKNKFKGGKLGLNQSRRSLDSTELMELLKSRDHDRVVKGNTEKVISDTDLRVLLDRSDLIKQTKKQNSRMKSQTDKVFKVLDNDEANAGIQLYGL; from the exons GAACAGCGAGATGGCTGAGCACGTGAACGGTGAGATGGCTGAGCACGTGAACGGTGAGATGGCTGAGCACGTGAATGGTGAGATGGCTGAGGTGAATGAGATCATTACAGCCAGTATGTTGGAAGAAGAAAGGCAGCTGGAAGAGGAAGGTCAGGAGGAAGAGAAGAAACTGATGGAACAG GCTAAAATGTTTTGGGAAAAAGACTCGCGTGAAATGCGCTACAAGAGATTACAACATTTACTGGAGAAGAGTAATATTTACTCCAAGTTCTTGCTGATGAAGATGGAGCAACAACAACAGGAG GAACAGAAAAGGAAGGAAAAGCTTGAAAAAAAGCAGAAGCTGCTG GTGCAGGCAAATGACTCATCAACAGAAGAGAGCAAAGTAG CACTAAAGAAGAAAAGAGGAAGAGAAGAAGCAACATACAGTATTTCAGATTACATCAGTAAGGAG GATATTTTGTCAAGAGTGAAAAAGGCTAAAACAGATGAA AATCTTGACACCACAACCCAGAAAAAACTTGAGGTTGAGGATACAGAGAAGAACCAGGATTCAAATACTGCAATTAAGGATAGGTTGACCCAGACAGTTCGCCACAACTCTCAGCATCTATGGGATCCCGTGAGGTTGGTGAATGGCCAGCCGGTTCCATTTCAACAGCCTAAACTCTTCACAAATGGAGTGATGAGGTGGTACCAAGTGGAGGGTATGGAGTGGCTAAGG ATGCTGTGGGAAAATGGTATTAATGGAATTCTAGCAGACGAGATGGGCCTGGGAAAGACTGTCCAGTGCATTGCCATGATAGCTATGATGGTGGAGCGAGGGGTCCCGGGACCCTTTTTTGTCTGTGGTCCTTTGTCTACACTCCCAAACTGGGTATCTGAGTTCAAGAGATTTACTCCAGAG ATTCCTGTGCTACTTTATCATGGGAACCAAAAGGATCGCCATCAAAAGCTGCGTAAAATTCACAAACGACAGGGGTCTCTGCACATCTTACCAGTGGTGGTCACTTCTTATGAAATTGCAATGAGAGACAGGAAGTATTTCCAG AATTGTCACTGGAAGTATCTCATAGTGGATGAAGGCCATAGAATCAAGAACTTAAACTGTCGCCTGATTCAAGAGCTGAAAAGATTCAACACTGACAACAAGCTGCTGTTGACTGGAACCCCTCTACAGAATAACTTAGCGGAGCTCTGGTCATTGCTTAACTTTCTATTACCTGATGTTTTTGATGACTTGAAAAG TTTTGAATCTTGGTTTGATATATCCACCATCACAGAAAATGTTGAGGATATAGTTGCAAGTGAACGGGAACAAAATATTCTACACATGCTTCACCAG ATCCTAACTCCGTTCCTGCTGAGAAGGCTGAAATCTGATGTCACTCTGGATATTCCTCCAAAGCGGGAGGTCGTGGTTTATGCACCTCTGAGCAAGAAGCAAGAGTCATTCTACATGGCTATAGTTAATAAGACCATCAGGACACTGCTGGGACAGGAG TCTGAACAGGAAAAGCCACAACTAACTTCTTCAGGACGGCCGAAACGTCGAAGCAGAAAACATATAAATTATTCAGAaaattatgatgatgatgataaattGGAGAAACTGATTGCAGTCACACAGCAGGATACCTGTGAACAAAG GCCTGTTTTGGATGTTTCTGTTCCAcaagaaaaggaaattaacttaAAACTGCAAAATGTGTTGATGCTGCTCAGGAAGTGTTGTAACCATCCTTACCTAATTGAGTACCCTTTGGATTGCAGCACCCAGGAGTTTAAG ATAGATGAAGAGTTAGTGAAAAGTTCTGGAAAGTTTCTCATCTTGGATCGAATGCTgccagagctcagaaaaagaggGCACAAG GTGCTGGTATTTTCTCAAATGACGTTGATGTTGGACATCCTGATGGACTACTGCTACCTGAGAGACTATAAATACAGCCGATTAGATGGTTCCATGCCTTACAATCTGCGCGAGGAAAAT ATAAACAACTTCAACAATGATCCTGAAGTTTTCCTCTTCTTACTGAGCACTCGAGCTGGTGGTTTAGGCATTAACCTGACAGCAGCAGACACTGTCATTATATATGATAGTGACTGG AATCCTCAGGCCGATCTTCAAGCTCAGGATCGGTGCCATCGAATTGGTCAGAGCAAGCCAGTTGTGGTGTATCGCCTGGTAACTGCCAACACCATTGATGAGAAGATTGTGGAGAAAGCTGCAGCCAAGAGGCAACTTGAAAAGATGGTTATTCATAAAA ATAAATTCAAAGGGGGGAAATTGGGTCTGAATCAGTCTCGGCGTAGTTTGGATTCCACTGAACTAATGGAGTTGCTGAAATCTCGGGATCATGACAG AGTAGTGAAAGGAAACACTGAGAAAGTGATAAGTGATACTGATCTTCGAGTTCTCCTGGATCGCAGTGACCTAATCA
- the hells gene encoding lymphoid-specific helicase isoform X2, producing MYRVVWAPGESGSNTGSRNSEMAEHVNGEMAEHVNGEMAEHVNGEMAEVNEIITASMLEEERQLEEEGQEEEKKLMEQAKMFWEKDSREMRYKRLQHLLEKSNIYSKFLLMKMEQQQQEEQKRKEKLEKKQKLLVQANDSSTEESKVALKKKRGREEATYSISDYISKEDILSRVKKAKTDENLDTTTQKKLEVEDTEKNQDSNTAIKDRLTQTVRHNSQHLWDPVRLVNGQPVPFQQPKLFTNGVMRWYQVEGMEWLRMLWENGINGILADEMGLGKTVQCIAMIAMMVERGVPGPFFVCGPLSTLPNWVSEFKRFTPEIPVLLYHGNQKDRHQKLRKIHKRQGSLHILPVVVTSYEIAMRDRKYFQNCHWKYLIVDEGHRIKNLNCRLIQELKRFNTDNKLLLTGTPLQNNLAELWSLLNFLLPDVFDDLKSFESWFDISTITENVEDIVASEREQNILHMLHQILTPFLLRRLKSDVTLDIPPKREVVVYAPLSKKQESFYMAIVNKTIRTLLGQESEQEKPQLTSSGRPKRRSRKHINYSENYDDDDKLEKLIAVTQQDTCEQRPVLDVSVPQEKEINLKLQNVLMLLRKCCNHPYLIEYPLDCSTQEFKIDEELVKSSGKFLILDRMLPELRKRGHKVLVFSQMTLMLDILMDYCYLRDYKYSRLDGSMPYNLREENINNFNNDPEVFLFLLSTRAGGLGINLTAADTVIIYDSDWNPQADLQAQDRCHRIGQSKPVVVYRLVTANTIDEKIVEKAAAKRQLEKMVIHKNKFKGGKLGLNQSRRSLDSTELMELLKSRDHDRVVKGNTEKVISDTDLRVLLDRSDLIKQTKKQNSRMKSQTDKVFKVLDNDEANAGIQLYGL from the exons GAACAGCGAGATGGCTGAGCACGTGAACGGTGAGATGGCTGAGCACGTGAACGGTGAGATGGCTGAGCACGTGAATGGTGAGATGGCTGAGGTGAATGAGATCATTACAGCCAGTATGTTGGAAGAAGAAAGGCAGCTGGAAGAGGAAGGTCAGGAGGAAGAGAAGAAACTGATGGAACAG GCTAAAATGTTTTGGGAAAAAGACTCGCGTGAAATGCGCTACAAGAGATTACAACATTTACTGGAGAAGAGTAATATTTACTCCAAGTTCTTGCTGATGAAGATGGAGCAACAACAACAGGAG GAACAGAAAAGGAAGGAAAAGCTTGAAAAAAAGCAGAAGCTGCTG GTGCAGGCAAATGACTCATCAACAGAAGAGAGCAAAGTAG CACTAAAGAAGAAAAGAGGAAGAGAAGAAGCAACATACAGTATTTCAGATTACATCAGTAAGGAG GATATTTTGTCAAGAGTGAAAAAGGCTAAAACAGATGAA AATCTTGACACCACAACCCAGAAAAAACTTGAGGTTGAGGATACAGAGAAGAACCAGGATTCAAATACTGCAATTAAGGATAGGTTGACCCAGACAGTTCGCCACAACTCTCAGCATCTATGGGATCCCGTGAGGTTGGTGAATGGCCAGCCGGTTCCATTTCAACAGCCTAAACTCTTCACAAATGGAGTGATGAGGTGGTACCAAGTGGAGGGTATGGAGTGGCTAAGG ATGCTGTGGGAAAATGGTATTAATGGAATTCTAGCAGACGAGATGGGCCTGGGAAAGACTGTCCAGTGCATTGCCATGATAGCTATGATGGTGGAGCGAGGGGTCCCGGGACCCTTTTTTGTCTGTGGTCCTTTGTCTACACTCCCAAACTGGGTATCTGAGTTCAAGAGATTTACTCCAGAG ATTCCTGTGCTACTTTATCATGGGAACCAAAAGGATCGCCATCAAAAGCTGCGTAAAATTCACAAACGACAGGGGTCTCTGCACATCTTACCAGTGGTGGTCACTTCTTATGAAATTGCAATGAGAGACAGGAAGTATTTCCAG AATTGTCACTGGAAGTATCTCATAGTGGATGAAGGCCATAGAATCAAGAACTTAAACTGTCGCCTGATTCAAGAGCTGAAAAGATTCAACACTGACAACAAGCTGCTGTTGACTGGAACCCCTCTACAGAATAACTTAGCGGAGCTCTGGTCATTGCTTAACTTTCTATTACCTGATGTTTTTGATGACTTGAAAAG TTTTGAATCTTGGTTTGATATATCCACCATCACAGAAAATGTTGAGGATATAGTTGCAAGTGAACGGGAACAAAATATTCTACACATGCTTCACCAG ATCCTAACTCCGTTCCTGCTGAGAAGGCTGAAATCTGATGTCACTCTGGATATTCCTCCAAAGCGGGAGGTCGTGGTTTATGCACCTCTGAGCAAGAAGCAAGAGTCATTCTACATGGCTATAGTTAATAAGACCATCAGGACACTGCTGGGACAGGAG TCTGAACAGGAAAAGCCACAACTAACTTCTTCAGGACGGCCGAAACGTCGAAGCAGAAAACATATAAATTATTCAGAaaattatgatgatgatgataaattGGAGAAACTGATTGCAGTCACACAGCAGGATACCTGTGAACAAAG GCCTGTTTTGGATGTTTCTGTTCCAcaagaaaaggaaattaacttaAAACTGCAAAATGTGTTGATGCTGCTCAGGAAGTGTTGTAACCATCCTTACCTAATTGAGTACCCTTTGGATTGCAGCACCCAGGAGTTTAAG ATAGATGAAGAGTTAGTGAAAAGTTCTGGAAAGTTTCTCATCTTGGATCGAATGCTgccagagctcagaaaaagaggGCACAAG GTGCTGGTATTTTCTCAAATGACGTTGATGTTGGACATCCTGATGGACTACTGCTACCTGAGAGACTATAAATACAGCCGATTAGATGGTTCCATGCCTTACAATCTGCGCGAGGAAAAT ATAAACAACTTCAACAATGATCCTGAAGTTTTCCTCTTCTTACTGAGCACTCGAGCTGGTGGTTTAGGCATTAACCTGACAGCAGCAGACACTGTCATTATATATGATAGTGACTGG AATCCTCAGGCCGATCTTCAAGCTCAGGATCGGTGCCATCGAATTGGTCAGAGCAAGCCAGTTGTGGTGTATCGCCTGGTAACTGCCAACACCATTGATGAGAAGATTGTGGAGAAAGCTGCAGCCAAGAGGCAACTTGAAAAGATGGTTATTCATAAAA ATAAATTCAAAGGGGGGAAATTGGGTCTGAATCAGTCTCGGCGTAGTTTGGATTCCACTGAACTAATGGAGTTGCTGAAATCTCGGGATCATGACAG AGTAGTGAAAGGAAACACTGAGAAAGTGATAAGTGATACTGATCTTCGAGTTCTCCTGGATCGCAGTGACCTAATCA